A window from Prosthecobacter algae encodes these proteins:
- a CDS encoding FAD-dependent oxidoreductase, whose protein sequence is MKRRRFLQATAAAPALLTGACTRQQTIPGSIVGAAASIGHRLRDLKALPAPTRTVKTDVLIAGAGIAGLAAARQLQRQGLEDFLILDLESQAGGNSASGSNRVSAYPWGAHYVPLPGRDCHEVLAFFEEIGLIQGHDAAGRPIYDELALCHDPHERLFIHGQWENGLQPLTGLTPREREEFAAFDAAIHHWQEKRAFTLPLDRSSRDPDLLALDRLTMEAWMHQQGWTTAPLRWYVDYACRDDFGGSLGQVSAWAGIHYFASRSGEAANATRGTVLTWPEGNGYLVKQLVSPLSSRLRTGSIVLHMQVAQGRTLTDVMQAATGEVIRYESRAALCALPRFIAQRLIPGLQPLALNYAPWVVTNLTLDELPPSPGVLPAWDSVIYQGPSLGYINATHQALTAVPQATVITHYEALCDLPPAQTRQWMQQQTHAQWTQRALTSLQAAHPDLARHVQQADVWLWGHGMIRPDPGFIWGPDRAAMLQQTPPLFYAHSDMSGMSLFEEAYTRGVLTAQAIRQWLA, encoded by the coding sequence ATGAAACGTCGCCGCTTCCTCCAGGCCACCGCCGCAGCCCCCGCGCTGCTCACCGGTGCCTGCACCCGGCAGCAAACCATCCCCGGAAGCATCGTCGGGGCCGCCGCCAGCATCGGCCACCGCCTGCGCGATCTGAAGGCCCTCCCCGCCCCCACACGCACCGTTAAAACCGATGTCCTCATCGCCGGGGCCGGCATCGCTGGGCTGGCCGCCGCACGCCAGTTGCAAAGGCAGGGCCTCGAAGACTTCCTCATCCTCGATCTCGAATCCCAGGCCGGTGGCAACTCCGCCTCCGGCAGCAACCGCGTCTCTGCCTATCCCTGGGGGGCCCATTACGTCCCCCTCCCCGGTCGCGATTGCCACGAGGTCCTCGCCTTCTTTGAAGAGATCGGCCTCATCCAGGGGCACGATGCCGCAGGCCGCCCCATCTACGATGAACTCGCCCTCTGCCATGATCCGCATGAGCGACTCTTCATCCACGGCCAGTGGGAAAACGGCCTGCAACCCCTCACCGGCCTCACCCCGCGCGAGCGCGAAGAATTCGCCGCCTTTGATGCCGCCATCCACCACTGGCAGGAAAAGCGCGCCTTCACCCTTCCCCTCGACCGCAGCTCCCGCGATCCCGACCTCCTCGCGCTCGACCGCCTGACCATGGAGGCCTGGATGCACCAGCAGGGCTGGACCACCGCCCCACTGCGCTGGTATGTCGACTATGCCTGCCGCGATGACTTTGGCGGCAGCCTCGGCCAGGTCTCCGCGTGGGCAGGCATCCACTACTTCGCCAGCCGCAGTGGCGAGGCCGCCAATGCCACCCGTGGCACCGTGCTCACCTGGCCCGAAGGGAACGGTTATCTGGTCAAACAATTGGTTAGCCCGCTCTCCTCCCGCCTCCGCACCGGCAGCATCGTCCTGCACATGCAGGTGGCGCAGGGCCGCACCCTCACCGATGTCATGCAGGCCGCCACTGGCGAGGTCATCCGCTACGAAAGCCGCGCCGCCCTCTGCGCCCTGCCGCGCTTCATCGCCCAGCGCCTCATCCCCGGACTGCAACCGCTCGCGCTGAATTACGCCCCCTGGGTCGTCACGAATCTCACCCTGGATGAGCTGCCCCCCAGCCCAGGCGTGCTGCCCGCGTGGGACAGCGTCATTTATCAGGGCCCCTCGCTCGGCTACATCAATGCCACGCATCAGGCCCTCACCGCCGTCCCCCAGGCCACCGTCATCACCCATTACGAGGCCCTTTGCGACCTGCCACCCGCCCAGACCCGCCAGTGGATGCAGCAGCAAACCCACGCCCAGTGGACCCAGCGCGCCCTCACCAGCCTGCAGGCCGCGCACCCAGATCTCGCCCGCCATGTGCAGCAGGCGGATGTCTGGCTCTGGGGCCACGGCATGATCCGCCCAGATCCCGGCTTCATCTGGGGGCCAGACCGCGCCGCCATGCTCCAGCAGACACCCCCGCTTTTTTATGCCCATTCGGACATGAGCGGCATGTCCCTCTTTGAGGAAGCCTACACCCGTGGCGTCCTCACCGCCCAGGCCATCCGGCAATGGCTGGCCTAA